Proteins from a single region of Cyanobacteria bacterium GSL.Bin1:
- a CDS encoding Uma2 family endonuclease, whose product MTYTIDIRAFTDSISDRTLEQLCRENPELRFETDAQGKLIVMSPTGSLTGEKNADLIYQLQSWNRQTKLGVVFDSSTGFKLSNGATRSPDVSWIASKRWNSLSDRQKRGFAPIDPDFAIELLSPTDELSTTQAKMNEYMTCGVKLGWLINPDAKKVEIYRVGRDKEVINHPSSLSGEELLPGLIVDLADIF is encoded by the coding sequence ATGACATACACCATCGATATCAGAGCCTTTACTGACTCGATCAGCGATCGCACTTTGGAGCAGTTATGTCGTGAAAATCCCGAACTGAGGTTTGAAACCGATGCTCAAGGAAAATTAATTGTTATGTCGCCCACAGGAAGTCTTACAGGAGAGAAAAATGCCGATCTCATCTATCAGCTTCAATCATGGAATCGTCAGACTAAGTTAGGAGTTGTATTTGATTCTTCTACAGGTTTTAAGTTATCTAATGGCGCCACTCGTTCTCCTGATGTCAGTTGGATTGCGAGCAAGCGATGGAACAGCCTTAGCGATAGACAAAAAAGAGGTTTTGCACCCATCGACCCCGATTTTGCAATCGAACTATTATCTCCAACTGATGAGCTGTCAACCACACAAGCAAAAATGAACGAGTACATGACTTGCGGGGTAAAACTCGGTTGGTTGATTAACCCCGATGCTAAAAAAGTCGAAATTTATCGTGTGGGTCGAGACAAAGAGGTAATTAATCATCCTAGTAGTTTGTCTGGTGAAGAGTTATTGCCAGGATTAATTGTAGATTTGGCTGATATTTTCTAG
- a CDS encoding ATP-binding cassette domain-containing protein: MKPAVSIEHLKKSYGDVAAVKDVTFTVQPGEIFGLLGPNGAGKTTTIRCLCTLTKPDQGRVEVGGVSSIEQPKAARRKLGYVAQEVALDKVLTGRELLQLQASLYHLPKAVANERIDQLLKILGLEDYAEQKTGTYSGGLKKRLDLAAGLLHQPDVLVLDEPTVGLDIESRFVVWDFLRKLREAGTTVLITSHYLEEVDALANRVAIIDQGTVIADGTPNELKDRLGGDRVTLRIREFTPLEEAERAKEHLSTLDFVKEVIVNPAQGNSLNLVVEAQSNPIGTIENTLSHLGLPTFGVSQSRPSLDDVYLAATGRTLMDAEMAAASSRDLKAEKKQAMKGS; the protein is encoded by the coding sequence ATGAAACCTGCTGTTTCCATCGAACACTTAAAAAAATCCTATGGTGACGTAGCAGCAGTTAAAGACGTTACCTTTACGGTGCAACCGGGGGAAATTTTTGGCTTACTCGGTCCCAATGGTGCCGGGAAAACCACCACCATCCGCTGTTTGTGTACGTTAACCAAGCCGGATCAAGGGCGTGTGGAAGTCGGTGGGGTCTCTAGTATCGAACAACCGAAAGCGGCAAGACGCAAACTCGGTTATGTGGCGCAAGAAGTAGCGCTGGATAAAGTCCTTACGGGACGAGAATTATTACAACTCCAAGCCAGCCTTTATCATCTCCCGAAAGCAGTAGCCAATGAGCGCATTGATCAGCTACTGAAAATTTTAGGCTTAGAAGACTATGCTGAACAAAAAACTGGAACCTATTCTGGCGGTTTAAAGAAACGTTTAGACCTTGCAGCCGGGTTACTCCATCAACCCGATGTATTGGTCTTGGATGAACCGACTGTGGGACTCGATATTGAGAGTCGCTTTGTGGTTTGGGATTTCCTGCGGAAACTACGGGAAGCGGGAACCACAGTCCTCATTACCAGCCACTATTTGGAAGAAGTGGATGCCCTGGCTAATCGCGTTGCCATTATTGATCAAGGAACCGTCATTGCCGATGGGACACCGAATGAGTTAAAAGATCGCTTAGGCGGCGATCGCGTGACCCTCCGCATTCGGGAATTTACGCCGCTAGAAGAAGCAGAAAGGGCGAAAGAACATCTCTCTACCCTCGATTTTGTCAAAGAAGTGATTGTTAACCCAGCACAGGGCAATTCTCTCAACTTAGTGGTGGAAGCGCAAAGTAATCCCATTGGGACGATTGAAAATACCCTTTCCCATCTCGGATTACCTACCTTTGGTGTCTCTCAATCCCGTCCCAGTTTAGATGATGTGTATTTAGCGGCAACGGGACGCACCTTGATGGATGCGGAAATGGCAGCCGCTAGTAGTCGCGATCTCAAGGCAGAGAAGAAACAAGCGATGAAAGGGAGTTAG
- a CDS encoding ABC transporter permease, with amino-acid sequence MSQSISPLSPNSVINSQEKGTENPVAEFFQETGALTKRLFIQLQRRPSTLVAGIIQPLMWLILFGALFQYAPEGLLGEGLSYGQFLAPGVIVFTAFSGALNAGLPVMFDREFGFLNRLLVAPLSSRFSIVAASTIYIISLSFLQTAAIVGLSAFVGAGLPGIAGLSAIALIVFLIVAGVTALSLGLAFALPGHVELIAVIFVTNLPLLFASTALAPLNFMADWLKVVASLNPLTYAIEPIRYIYLNAEWSFNSTVLATPWLNLSFGTMLLALLAFDMVILLLIQPLLRRRFA; translated from the coding sequence ATGAGTCAAAGTATTAGTCCGTTATCTCCCAACTCCGTCATTAATAGCCAAGAAAAAGGAACAGAAAATCCGGTTGCTGAGTTTTTCCAAGAAACTGGGGCGTTAACCAAACGTCTGTTTATTCAGTTACAACGTCGCCCTTCCACCCTGGTCGCAGGCATTATTCAGCCGTTGATGTGGTTAATTCTATTTGGTGCCTTATTCCAGTATGCGCCAGAAGGATTACTAGGAGAAGGCTTGAGTTATGGTCAATTTTTGGCACCGGGGGTGATTGTCTTTACCGCTTTCTCTGGGGCGTTGAATGCGGGACTCCCGGTGATGTTTGACCGCGAGTTTGGCTTTCTCAACCGTCTCCTGGTCGCACCGTTAAGTTCTCGGTTTTCCATTGTGGCGGCTTCCACCATTTACATTATTAGTCTCAGTTTCTTGCAAACGGCAGCCATTGTGGGGTTAAGTGCATTCGTGGGTGCTGGCTTGCCGGGAATTGCCGGGTTAAGCGCGATCGCGCTGATTGTGTTCTTAATTGTAGCGGGCGTGACAGCGCTGAGTTTAGGCTTAGCGTTTGCCTTACCGGGTCACGTCGAACTGATTGCAGTTATTTTCGTCACGAACTTACCGTTGCTTTTTGCTAGCACTGCCTTAGCGCCGTTAAATTTCATGGCAGACTGGCTGAAAGTGGTCGCGAGTCTGAATCCTCTCACTTACGCGATCGAGCCCATTCGCTACATTTACCTCAATGCCGAGTGGAGTTTCAACAGTACGGTTTTAGCAACCCCTTGGCTGAATCTCTCTTTTGGCACAATGCTGCTAGCACTCCTAGCATTTGATATGGTAATTTTACTGCTCATTCAACCCTTACTGCGCCGTCGTTTTGCTTAA
- a CDS encoding methyltransferase domain-containing protein, with the protein MTQTSNPKEAQGWDAIKGAHGLDGDIDQLQTYYDDWAKAYDDDVSSEAYAGPRTISEFYDRIRAAHDPTTSRADSKVLDAGCGTGLIGPILKDMGYKHIDGFDLSDQMIEVAKETNSYEELLGSIDMNVKIEQYEDNEYDASLACGVFTLGHVPPESLNEMIRFTRPGGLIVVSTRKSYYNSTNFQEVVEQLQADGKVKLLEHLKDAPYITEEGAHYWALQVC; encoded by the coding sequence ATGACTCAGACTTCTAATCCCAAGGAAGCTCAAGGTTGGGACGCCATTAAAGGCGCTCATGGTCTAGATGGCGATATCGACCAACTCCAAACCTACTATGACGATTGGGCAAAAGCCTATGATGATGACGTTTCCAGCGAAGCCTATGCGGGTCCGCGCACAATTTCTGAATTTTATGATCGGATTCGGGCTGCCCATGATCCCACTACCTCTCGTGCTGATTCCAAAGTTCTTGACGCGGGCTGTGGTACTGGGTTAATCGGTCCCATTCTCAAAGACATGGGATACAAACACATCGATGGCTTTGACCTCTCCGATCAAATGATTGAAGTGGCAAAGGAAACCAATAGCTACGAGGAACTTCTCGGTAGCATTGACATGAACGTCAAAATTGAACAATACGAGGATAATGAGTACGATGCGAGCTTAGCTTGTGGTGTTTTCACCCTCGGTCATGTTCCTCCAGAATCCCTCAATGAAATGATTCGCTTTACTCGTCCCGGCGGTCTAATTGTTGTCAGTACCCGCAAGAGTTACTATAATTCCACCAACTTCCAAGAAGTTGTGGAGCAACTGCAAGCCGATGGTAAAGTTAAACTACTGGAACACTTGAAAGATGCCCCTTATATTACTGAAGAGGGAGCACATTACTGGGCACTTCAGGTTTGCTAA
- a CDS encoding HEAT repeat domain-containing protein, with product MDITPESVATLLNSEDYGDRLTGINQLRQLDPAAAFPLIQPLINDTNVRVRYAAVSQMSSLGMVDRQQSLTLLRDRLRTESEADVQAAAADALGALKLTEALDELIQLYHQTEEWLVEFSVIACLGEMGDPRSFDLLTEALQSENNLVKTVAIGSLGELGDQRAVEVLEPFVTDEDWQARSRLVQALSRLGGEKAHHLLQQLAQDEAEQVAEEAKMALKTSTER from the coding sequence ATGGATATCACACCTGAATCAGTTGCAACGCTTCTCAATTCCGAAGATTATGGGGATCGTTTAACCGGGATTAATCAATTAAGACAACTGGATCCCGCTGCGGCGTTTCCGCTCATTCAACCGCTGATTAATGATACCAATGTCCGGGTGCGCTATGCTGCGGTCAGTCAGATGAGTAGTTTAGGAATGGTGGATCGTCAGCAATCTCTAACTTTGTTGCGCGATCGACTTCGCACAGAGTCCGAAGCCGATGTCCAAGCGGCGGCGGCTGATGCGCTTGGTGCCTTAAAACTAACAGAAGCTTTAGATGAGCTGATCCAGCTTTATCACCAAACCGAAGAATGGCTGGTGGAATTTAGTGTGATTGCTTGTTTGGGAGAAATGGGCGATCCCCGCAGTTTTGATCTACTCACTGAGGCATTACAGTCCGAGAATAATCTAGTGAAAACTGTTGCCATTGGCTCGCTCGGGGAATTAGGGGATCAACGAGCCGTAGAGGTCTTAGAACCGTTTGTCACCGATGAAGATTGGCAAGCGCGATCGCGCCTCGTCCAAGCCCTCAGCCGTTTGGGCGGGGAGAAAGCTCATCATCTCCTCCAGCAACTGGCTCAAGATGAAGCAGAACAAGTGGCAGAAGAAGCAAAAATGGCTCTGAAGACATCGACCGAAAGATAG
- a CDS encoding cytochrome P450, with amino-acid sequence MPESSHPLPPGRLGLPFLGETIPFLFDRNFGDKREKKYGSIYKTNILGRKTVFMTGADANKFILSSHIDHFSWGQGWPDNFRNLLGRSLFLQDGEEHRRNRKLLMPAFHGQALTHYAHTMEEIIRKYLQKWQTQQNFTWFPELKQMTFEIASVLLLGTVPGEKTQRLSQWFSELTNGLFAIFPLRTRWSKYGKALNARDRLLDYLEQEIESRKSNLGKDTLGLMLQTSDENGDYLTREEIKVQALLMLFAGHETTTSMLTSFAMSLAQHPDILAKARAEQEALELEGDLTVEKLKQMTYLDQILKEVERLYPPVAGGFRGVVKPFTFRGYSVPKGWIVSYRINASHQDPEIFSHPQSFDPDRFSLERAEHKKHEYSLVGFGGGPRFCLGYAFAQMEMKIFASLLLRYCQWEILPDQNLTLKTIPTLQPKSGLKVQFSSAIN; translated from the coding sequence ATGCCAGAATCTTCACATCCTTTACCTCCTGGTCGTCTTGGGTTACCGTTTCTGGGCGAAACGATCCCCTTTCTCTTCGACCGAAATTTTGGAGATAAGCGAGAAAAGAAATATGGTTCTATTTATAAAACCAATATTTTGGGTCGAAAAACCGTTTTCATGACGGGGGCAGACGCGAATAAATTTATTCTTTCAAGCCATATTGATCATTTTTCTTGGGGTCAAGGTTGGCCTGATAATTTCAGGAACCTTTTAGGTCGCTCGCTCTTCCTCCAAGATGGAGAAGAGCATCGACGTAACCGCAAATTGCTGATGCCTGCTTTTCATGGTCAGGCTTTGACTCATTATGCTCACACCATGGAGGAAATTATTCGCAAGTATTTGCAAAAGTGGCAGACGCAACAAAATTTCACTTGGTTTCCTGAGCTTAAACAAATGACATTTGAAATCGCGAGTGTTTTATTATTGGGAACCGTGCCGGGAGAGAAGACTCAACGCTTATCGCAATGGTTTAGTGAACTAACGAATGGTTTGTTTGCTATTTTTCCCCTTAGAACTCGCTGGAGTAAATATGGAAAAGCATTAAACGCGCGCGATCGGCTATTAGATTATCTTGAGCAAGAAATAGAAAGCAGGAAATCAAATCTTGGCAAAGATACATTGGGATTAATGTTACAAACCAGTGATGAAAATGGGGATTACCTAACCCGAGAAGAGATCAAAGTACAAGCTCTATTAATGTTATTTGCGGGTCACGAAACAACGACATCAATGCTAACTTCTTTTGCGATGAGTTTAGCACAACATCCCGATATCTTAGCGAAAGCAAGAGCTGAACAGGAAGCGCTTGAGCTTGAAGGAGATTTAACCGTAGAAAAACTCAAACAGATGACTTATCTGGATCAAATTCTGAAGGAAGTTGAGCGTCTTTATCCTCCTGTTGCTGGTGGCTTTCGCGGTGTTGTCAAACCATTTACCTTTAGAGGATACTCGGTTCCCAAGGGTTGGATTGTTAGCTATCGCATCAATGCTTCCCATCAAGATCCTGAGATTTTCTCCCATCCTCAAAGCTTTGATCCTGATCGGTTTAGTCTGGAACGAGCAGAACACAAAAAACACGAATACAGTTTAGTTGGTTTTGGCGGTGGACCACGATTTTGTCTGGGTTATGCTTTTGCACAGATGGAGATGAAAATTTTTGCATCTTTGCTCTTGCGTTATTGTCAGTGGGAAATCTTGCCAGATCAAAATCTCACCCTCAAGACGATTCCCACTTTACAGCCAAAATCAGGGTTAAAAGTACAGTTCTCCAGCGCTATTAATTAG
- the typA gene encoding translational GTPase TypA translates to MTLSIRNVAIIAHVDHGKTTLVDALLRQSGVFREGEEVPTCVMDSNALERERGITILSKNTALRYKDTLINIVDTPGHADFGGEVERVLGMVDGCILIVDANEGPMPQTRFVLKKALEKGLRPIVVVNKIDRPNVDPDLAVDKVFDLFVELGADDDQCDFITLYASGLTGFAKTTLEEEGVDMEPLFEAILDHVPPPAGDATKPLQLQVTTLDYSEYLGRIVIGRVHNGVIRAGQEAALAKEGDQIVKTKVSKLMGFEGLQRVDIEEASAGQIVAVAGFSDANIGETITCPNEPQPLPLIKVDEPTLQMTFSINDSPFAGREGKFVTSRQVRDRLYKELETNVALRVEETDSPDKFLVSGRGELHLGILIENMRREGYEFQVSQPQVIYREVNGQVCEPYEYLILDVPEDAVGSCIERLGERKGEMQNMQATAGNRTQAEFVIPARGLIGFRSEFLRLTRGEGLMNHSFLDYRPQVGNLETRRNGVLIAFEEGTATFYALKNAEDRGVFFITPGTKVYKGMIVGENTRPQDLELNVCKAKQLTNMRSSTGDELVQLQAPAEMSLERALEYISSDELVEVTPESVRLRKMSKKLAKQR, encoded by the coding sequence ATGACGCTTTCCATTCGCAACGTCGCCATTATCGCCCACGTTGACCACGGCAAAACTACCCTTGTGGACGCTCTCCTCAGACAATCCGGCGTTTTCCGCGAAGGAGAGGAAGTTCCCACCTGCGTTATGGACTCTAATGCCTTAGAACGTGAGCGAGGCATTACCATTCTTTCCAAAAATACAGCACTGCGCTACAAAGATACGCTGATTAATATTGTTGATACTCCCGGTCACGCGGACTTCGGTGGCGAAGTTGAACGGGTTTTAGGAATGGTGGATGGTTGTATCCTGATTGTCGATGCCAATGAGGGTCCCATGCCACAAACCCGCTTTGTCTTGAAAAAGGCATTAGAAAAAGGGTTACGCCCGATTGTGGTTGTGAATAAAATTGACCGCCCCAATGTCGATCCCGATCTAGCTGTGGATAAAGTCTTTGATCTCTTCGTCGAGTTAGGGGCAGATGATGATCAATGTGACTTTATTACCCTCTACGCTTCCGGTTTAACGGGATTTGCCAAAACTACCCTGGAAGAAGAAGGGGTCGATATGGAGCCCTTATTTGAAGCGATTCTAGACCACGTTCCCCCACCGGCTGGCGATGCAACGAAGCCTCTCCAATTGCAAGTCACCACCTTAGATTATTCGGAATATCTGGGACGGATTGTGATTGGTCGGGTGCATAATGGGGTAATTCGTGCCGGACAAGAAGCCGCCTTAGCCAAAGAAGGGGATCAAATCGTCAAAACGAAGGTGTCCAAATTAATGGGCTTTGAAGGGCTACAACGGGTTGATATTGAAGAAGCCAGTGCCGGTCAGATTGTTGCGGTTGCTGGCTTTAGTGATGCCAACATCGGGGAAACCATTACTTGTCCCAATGAACCGCAACCGCTACCTTTGATTAAAGTCGATGAACCGACCTTACAGATGACCTTCTCCATTAATGATTCGCCGTTTGCCGGACGAGAAGGGAAATTTGTCACCTCCCGTCAAGTGCGCGATCGCCTGTACAAAGAATTAGAAACCAATGTCGCCCTCCGCGTCGAAGAAACTGATTCCCCGGATAAATTCCTCGTTTCCGGTCGCGGGGAACTTCATTTAGGCATTTTAATTGAAAATATGCGCCGAGAAGGCTATGAGTTCCAAGTGTCTCAGCCACAGGTGATTTATCGGGAAGTGAATGGACAAGTTTGCGAACCCTATGAATACCTGATTTTAGATGTTCCGGAAGACGCGGTCGGTAGTTGTATCGAACGCTTAGGGGAACGTAAAGGCGAGATGCAAAATATGCAGGCAACGGCTGGCAATCGCACCCAAGCCGAATTTGTGATTCCCGCACGGGGGTTAATTGGTTTCCGTAGCGAGTTTCTCCGTTTAACCCGAGGGGAAGGCTTGATGAATCATAGCTTCTTAGATTATCGTCCGCAAGTAGGTAACTTAGAAACCCGTCGTAATGGCGTGTTGATTGCCTTTGAAGAAGGAACGGCTACCTTCTACGCTCTCAAGAATGCAGAAGATCGCGGCGTTTTCTTCATCACTCCCGGTACAAAAGTCTATAAGGGCATGATTGTTGGGGAAAATACTCGCCCTCAAGACTTAGAATTAAACGTCTGTAAAGCGAAGCAGTTGACCAATATGCGTTCCTCTACCGGCGATGAACTAGTACAGTTACAAGCCCCTGCCGAAATGAGCTTAGAGCGCGCTTTAGAATACATTAGTTCGGATGAGCTGGTTGAAGTGACTCCTGAGTCTGTTCGCTTACGGAAAATGTCCAAGAAACTAGCGAAACAACGCTAA
- the glgA gene encoding glycogen synthase GlgA yields MKILFVAAEAAPIAKVGGMGDVVGTLTPILRKMGHDVRILMPYYGFLPDKLEIPEKPVWQGSAMFQTFDIFETLLPGTNVPLYLLGHAAFAPRRIYQGEDEPWRFTFFANGAAQFALNYWQPEVMHCHDWHTGMIPVWMYQTPEIKTVFTIHNLAYQGPARSQIEEMAWCPPYMQENNVMAGAIQFADCVNTVSPTYAQQIQTPEYGEGLNALLALKKDKIVGIVNGIDVEQYNPETDSNLDQPFSLKTLDDRVTNKIALQEQVGLEVNSGAFLVSMVTRLVEQKGLDLVLPILEQYLRYTGDQFLVLGTGEERYETELRALADRFPSRMSVQLLYNDALSRRIYAGSDAFLMPSRFEPCGISQMMAMRYGCVPIVRRTGGLVDTVSHHNPIEQTGTGYCFNLYEPLDLYTALIRASESYLYREPWRELQKRGMQQDFSWQRSAEKYVQLYEDILTPTSETLKSVASPESTTVVPQS; encoded by the coding sequence ATGAAAATATTATTTGTCGCGGCGGAAGCTGCCCCCATTGCCAAAGTCGGCGGAATGGGAGATGTGGTGGGAACTCTCACCCCCATTCTGCGCAAAATGGGTCACGATGTCAGAATTTTAATGCCATACTACGGTTTTTTGCCGGATAAGCTGGAGATTCCCGAAAAACCGGTTTGGCAAGGGAGTGCAATGTTTCAAACCTTTGATATTTTTGAGACGCTTCTCCCCGGGACAAATGTTCCCCTTTATTTACTCGGACATGCTGCGTTTGCCCCCCGTCGCATTTATCAAGGAGAAGATGAACCGTGGCGGTTCACGTTTTTTGCCAATGGGGCCGCCCAATTTGCCCTTAATTACTGGCAACCGGAGGTAATGCACTGTCATGACTGGCACACTGGCATGATCCCAGTATGGATGTATCAAACTCCTGAGATTAAAACCGTTTTTACCATCCATAATTTAGCTTATCAGGGACCCGCGCGATCGCAGATTGAAGAAATGGCTTGGTGTCCGCCCTATATGCAAGAAAATAATGTCATGGCAGGGGCGATTCAATTTGCGGACTGTGTAAATACAGTGTCGCCAACGTATGCCCAACAAATCCAAACCCCTGAATATGGGGAAGGCTTGAATGCTCTCCTCGCTTTGAAAAAAGATAAAATTGTTGGCATTGTCAATGGGATTGATGTCGAGCAGTATAATCCGGAAACCGATTCTAATCTGGACCAACCTTTCTCCTTAAAAACCTTGGATGATCGCGTTACCAATAAAATTGCCCTACAAGAACAAGTGGGCTTAGAAGTCAACAGTGGGGCTTTTTTGGTCAGTATGGTAACGCGGTTGGTTGAACAAAAGGGATTAGACCTCGTTCTGCCGATTCTGGAACAGTATCTCCGCTACACTGGCGATCAGTTTCTTGTCTTGGGAACGGGAGAAGAACGGTATGAAACGGAACTGCGTGCTTTAGCCGACCGTTTTCCGAGTCGGATGTCAGTGCAACTGCTTTATAATGATGCCCTATCTCGACGCATCTACGCTGGCAGTGATGCCTTTTTAATGCCCTCCCGCTTTGAACCCTGTGGGATTAGTCAAATGATGGCAATGCGCTATGGCTGTGTTCCGATTGTTCGACGCACAGGGGGCTTAGTTGATACCGTTTCTCATCATAATCCCATTGAGCAAACCGGAACCGGGTATTGTTTTAATCTGTATGAACCCCTGGATTTATATACAGCCTTGATTCGCGCGTCTGAAAGTTACCTGTACCGGGAACCCTGGCGAGAACTGCAAAAACGAGGAATGCAGCAAGATTTTAGTTGGCAGCGATCAGCGGAAAAATATGTGCAACTTTATGAAGATATTTTGACGCCAACGAGTGAAACCCTTAAATCAGTCGCTTCTCCAGAATCAACAACTGTTGTGCCCCAAAGCTAA
- a CDS encoding alpha/beta fold hydrolase: MHQLEVSIQHKYLITNTVCLHYVTQGEGKLMLFLHGFPEFWYSWRYQIPEFAQDYQVVAVDLRGYNDSDKPQGIKNYTVEELEQDILGLIQGLGYESCILVGHDWGGGIAWSFTHHYPDKIEKLIVMNCPHPAKFAQALQQNPRQILKSAYIAFFQLPLLPELLFQWNNYQLLADAFRQTTFDQNVFISEDLEHYKNAAAKRGALTAMLNYYRALPHSLSKQSYWQPLEMPTLLIWGKDDPFLGQELNDHLEAYVKNLQVKYIANCSHWVQQEKPGQVNQAMREFLSKT; encoded by the coding sequence ATGCACCAACTAGAAGTCTCAATACAACACAAATACTTAATCACCAATACTGTTTGCCTTCACTATGTCACGCAAGGGGAAGGGAAATTAATGCTCTTTCTGCATGGCTTTCCTGAGTTTTGGTATTCTTGGCGATATCAAATCCCTGAGTTTGCTCAAGATTATCAAGTCGTGGCTGTGGATTTACGAGGGTATAACGATAGCGATAAACCTCAAGGAATTAAAAATTATACTGTAGAAGAGTTAGAACAAGATATTTTAGGTCTCATTCAAGGATTAGGCTACGAAAGCTGTATTTTAGTTGGTCATGACTGGGGAGGGGGAATTGCCTGGAGTTTTACCCATCATTATCCCGACAAGATTGAAAAATTAATCGTCATGAATTGTCCTCATCCGGCTAAATTTGCACAGGCTTTACAGCAAAATCCACGACAAATATTAAAAAGTGCCTACATAGCCTTCTTTCAACTGCCATTATTACCAGAGTTATTATTTCAATGGAATAATTATCAATTATTAGCGGATGCTTTTCGTCAAACAACCTTTGATCAGAATGTCTTTATCAGTGAAGATTTAGAACACTATAAAAATGCAGCAGCAAAACGGGGCGCACTAACCGCTATGCTGAATTATTATCGGGCTTTACCGCACAGCTTATCTAAACAATCTTATTGGCAACCCTTAGAAATGCCAACTTTATTAATTTGGGGCAAAGATGATCCGTTTTTGGGTCAAGAGTTGAACGATCATTTAGAAGCCTATGTGAAAAATTTACAAGTTAAGTATATTGCCAATTGTAGTCATTGGGTGCAACAAGAGAAGCCAGGGCAGGTCAACCAAGCAATGAGAGAATTTTTGTCTAAAACTTAG
- a CDS encoding aldehyde dehydrogenase family protein: MSIATINPATGETLKRFQTLSAEEIEHKLTTAQAAFTRFRQTSFAQRKQWLENAAAILERDAEKFAAMMATEMGKTFKSAVAEAKKCALVCRYYAENGEAFLADEYTETDATKSYVAYQPLGIILAVMPWNFPFWQVFRFAAPALMAGNVGVLKHASNVPECALAVEAIFEAAGFPQGVFQTLLIRASQVEQVIQDQRVKAATLTGSEPAGASLASLAGREIKPTLLELGGSDPFIVLPSADLDEAAKVGTFARTMNNGQSCIAAKRFILHETIAPEFVEKLRLQFASLKVGDPMAAETDIGPLATEAACNAIAQQVEQAVALGAKVLIGGQKLNRPGYFYLPTILSDLPVDTPLMQEEFFGPVALVFTVKDLDSAIALANNIPFGLGSSVWTNDPDEQSQFIDKIEAGAVFINGLVKSDPRLPFGGIKRSGYGRELGLPGIRAFVNAKTVWIK; this comes from the coding sequence ATGTCAATCGCCACGATTAATCCCGCAACCGGAGAGACGCTGAAACGTTTTCAAACTCTGAGTGCGGAAGAAATCGAGCATAAACTCACAACAGCACAAGCCGCTTTTACCCGTTTTCGGCAGACAAGCTTTGCCCAACGCAAGCAATGGCTTGAAAATGCCGCAGCCATCTTAGAACGAGATGCCGAGAAATTTGCAGCAATGATGGCAACCGAAATGGGAAAAACCTTTAAAAGTGCTGTTGCAGAAGCCAAAAAATGTGCTCTGGTTTGTCGCTATTATGCTGAAAACGGTGAAGCGTTCTTGGCAGATGAATACACAGAAACCGATGCCACGAAAAGCTATGTTGCTTACCAGCCCTTGGGCATTATTCTCGCGGTCATGCCCTGGAATTTCCCTTTTTGGCAAGTCTTTCGCTTCGCTGCCCCAGCATTGATGGCAGGGAATGTGGGAGTGCTCAAACATGCTTCCAATGTTCCGGAATGTGCATTGGCAGTGGAAGCCATTTTTGAAGCAGCGGGTTTTCCCCAAGGGGTTTTCCAAACCTTGTTGATTCGTGCCTCGCAAGTGGAGCAAGTGATTCAAGATCAGCGGGTGAAAGCCGCCACGCTTACAGGGAGTGAACCCGCAGGAGCCAGTTTAGCCTCTCTAGCCGGGCGGGAGATTAAGCCCACGCTGTTGGAATTAGGCGGAAGCGATCCGTTTATTGTGCTTCCCTCAGCCGATTTAGATGAGGCAGCAAAAGTGGGAACATTTGCGCGCACCATGAATAATGGTCAGTCTTGCATTGCGGCGAAGCGATTTATTCTCCATGAAACGATCGCGCCAGAATTTGTAGAGAAGCTGCGCCTCCAATTTGCCAGTTTGAAAGTTGGCGATCCCATGGCAGCGGAAACCGATATTGGTCCCTTAGCCACCGAAGCCGCTTGCAACGCGATCGCGCAACAAGTGGAACAAGCCGTTGCCCTAGGAGCAAAAGTGCTCATTGGCGGTCAAAAACTCAATCGCCCGGGTTATTTCTATCTGCCGACGATTCTGAGCGATCTTCCCGTTGATACCCCTCTGATGCAGGAGGAATTTTTTGGTCCCGTGGCGTTAGTCTTTACCGTTAAGGATCTTGACAGCGCGATCGCGCTCGCTAACAACATCCCCTTTGGACTCGGCAGCAGTGTTTGGACCAATGATCCTGATGAACAAAGTCAGTTTATTGACAAAATTGAAGCCGGTGCGGTGTTTATCAATGGTCTAGTTAAATCCGATCCCCGTTTGCCCTTTGGTGGGATTAAACGGTCTGGTTATGGTCGCGAATTAGGATTGCCCGGGATCCGTGCTTTCGTCAATGCCAAAACCGTTTGGATCAAATAG